From a region of the Halolamina sp. CBA1230 genome:
- a CDS encoding zinc ribbon domain-containing protein: MSAAGSETADEPGIAAIGAYTPRLRIDAAEFEEAWGRFDAAGVEGKAVPEADEDVLTMGIEAARRALDAADRAGDEIAHLAFATTTPPMAEEDLTPRLVSVLGAPGSAATRTFTGSTRVGAQALAGALDASPWYRSDGSDGIALVIAADCPRGEPDSETEHAAGAGAAAFVLDAGAPGTVADRTSHVDSYPGTRFREAGSEETTGLGITQYDREAFTAALGGAADGLDVDPSSVDAAAVQSPDGKLPYRAAGALSVDTETIVAAETVSHLGDTGAASTFVGAASAFDDGAERVLLAAYGSGAGANALVIDGSVPVDAALSGGTHLSYAEYLRRRGEITTGEPEGGGAYVSVPSWQRTTPQRHRLVAGRCPDCGALNFPPDGACEQCHGRPDEYEQVELPGEGSVEAVTTIAQGGAPPEFVEQQSRSGPFVSAIVALDGPHGGSVSVPSQVLAGGENVEVGTRVEATIRRIYTQEGVIRYGFKMRPVERRR, translated from the coding sequence ATGAGCGCCGCCGGCTCCGAGACGGCCGACGAGCCGGGGATCGCCGCTATCGGCGCGTACACCCCTCGACTGCGGATCGACGCCGCCGAGTTCGAGGAGGCGTGGGGTCGCTTCGACGCGGCGGGCGTCGAGGGGAAGGCGGTCCCGGAGGCCGACGAGGACGTACTCACGATGGGGATCGAGGCGGCCCGGCGCGCACTGGACGCCGCCGACCGCGCTGGCGACGAGATCGCCCATCTCGCCTTCGCGACCACGACGCCGCCGATGGCCGAGGAGGATCTCACGCCGCGGCTCGTGAGCGTGCTCGGCGCGCCCGGGAGCGCCGCCACGCGAACGTTCACGGGCAGCACCCGTGTCGGCGCGCAGGCGCTCGCCGGCGCGCTCGACGCGAGCCCGTGGTACCGTTCGGACGGGAGTGACGGGATCGCGCTCGTGATCGCCGCCGACTGCCCGCGCGGCGAACCGGACAGCGAGACCGAGCACGCGGCCGGTGCAGGTGCTGCCGCGTTCGTCCTCGACGCCGGCGCCCCTGGAACCGTCGCCGACCGCACCTCCCACGTCGACTCCTACCCCGGAACGCGGTTCCGCGAGGCCGGGAGCGAGGAGACGACGGGGCTCGGGATCACCCAGTACGACCGCGAGGCGTTCACGGCGGCACTGGGCGGCGCCGCCGACGGACTCGATGTCGATCCGTCGTCCGTCGACGCCGCGGCGGTCCAGTCGCCGGACGGCAAACTTCCCTACCGCGCTGCGGGGGCGCTGAGTGTCGACACCGAAACGATCGTGGCCGCGGAGACGGTCAGCCACCTCGGTGACACCGGCGCGGCGAGCACGTTCGTCGGCGCCGCGTCGGCGTTCGACGACGGCGCGGAGCGCGTGCTGCTCGCCGCCTACGGCAGCGGTGCCGGGGCGAACGCGCTCGTGATCGACGGGTCGGTCCCCGTCGACGCCGCGCTCTCCGGCGGAACGCACCTCTCCTACGCCGAGTACCTCCGCCGGCGCGGCGAGATCACGACCGGCGAACCCGAGGGCGGCGGCGCGTACGTCAGCGTCCCCTCCTGGCAGCGAACCACGCCCCAGCGCCACCGACTGGTCGCGGGACGGTGTCCCGACTGCGGCGCGCTGAACTTCCCGCCCGACGGCGCCTGTGAGCAGTGTCACGGCCGGCCCGACGAGTACGAGCAGGTCGAACTCCCCGGTGAGGGGAGCGTCGAGGCGGTGACCACCATCGCCCAGGGCGGCGCACCCCCCGAGTTCGTCGAGCAGCAGTCCCGCAGCGGCCCGTTCGTGAGTGCGATCGTCGCGCTCGACGGCCCCCACGGTGGGAGCGTGAGCGTTCCCTCGCAGGTGCTCGCGGGCGGTGAGAACGTGGAGGTCGGAACGCGCGTCGAGGCGACGATCCGGCGAATCTACACCCAGGAGGGCGTGATCCGGTACGGGTTCAAGATGCGCCCGGTGGAGCGGCGTCGGTAG
- a CDS encoding 3-hydroxyacyl-CoA dehydrogenase family protein, protein MHVAVLGAGTMGHGIAQVSAMAGHDVWIRDVEREFVDDGLDAIEANLQGGVERDKVTEDEKEATLDRLSGTTSLENAVADADVVIEAVPEEMEIKQETFEDVEAYVDEGALIASNTSSLSLTEIASVLDRPERAVGLHFFNPVHIMELVEIVIAEQTSDRTLERANEFVEGIDRTPVEVTDSPGFASSRLGVALGVEAMRMVQEGVASPEDIDAAMELGYNHPQGPIALGDVVGLDVRLDILEHLREELGERFRPPQILKRKVRAGKLGKKTGEGFYVWEDGEIVGTSGDWGEEQ, encoded by the coding sequence ATGCACGTAGCCGTACTCGGCGCCGGGACGATGGGCCACGGGATCGCCCAAGTATCCGCTATGGCGGGCCACGACGTGTGGATCCGAGACGTCGAACGGGAGTTCGTCGACGACGGCCTCGACGCCATCGAGGCGAACCTCCAGGGCGGCGTCGAGCGCGACAAAGTGACCGAAGACGAGAAGGAAGCCACGCTCGACCGACTCTCCGGGACGACCTCGCTCGAAAACGCCGTCGCCGACGCCGACGTCGTGATCGAGGCCGTCCCCGAGGAGATGGAGATCAAACAGGAGACGTTCGAGGACGTCGAAGCGTACGTCGACGAGGGGGCGCTGATCGCCTCGAACACCTCCTCGCTGTCGCTCACGGAGATCGCGAGCGTGCTGGACCGTCCGGAACGTGCGGTCGGTCTGCACTTCTTCAACCCTGTGCACATCATGGAGTTGGTGGAAATTGTGATCGCGGAGCAGACGAGCGACCGAACCTTGGAGCGCGCCAACGAGTTCGTCGAGGGGATCGACCGGACGCCCGTGGAAGTCACCGACTCGCCAGGGTTCGCCTCCTCCCGACTGGGCGTCGCGCTCGGCGTCGAAGCCATGCGGATGGTGCAGGAGGGCGTCGCCTCGCCGGAGGACATCGACGCCGCGATGGAGTTGGGGTACAACCACCCGCAGGGGCCGATCGCGCTGGGCGACGTGGTCGGGCTCGACGTGCGGCTGGATATCCTCGAACATCTCCGGGAGGAGCTCGGCGAACGGTTCCGCCCGCCGCAGATCCTGAAACGGAAGGTCCGGGCCGGGAAGCTCGGCAAGAAGACGGGCGAGGGGTTCTACGTCTGGGAGGACGGTGAGATCGTCGGCACCAGCGGTGACTGGGGTGAGGAGCAGTGA
- a CDS encoding enoyl-CoA hydratase/isomerase family protein, with translation MIEDVAADCETVDAEVGEHGDHVATVTLNRPDARNALNAQLREELADVIDVVEGDEVRAVVLTGAAEAGAFAAGADVTELRERDALEQREASKRPRVYEHVADCPMPVIARINGHALGGGCELIQACDVRIAHEDAKIGQPEITLGIMPGGGGTQRLPRLVGEGQAMRLILSGELIDAAEAREIGLVDEVHGDDFDDAVDDLAASMASNSPVALEFAKQSVKAASQMGLEDGIDYEAELFAQLFATADKNEGIDAFLEDREPEWRGE, from the coding sequence GTGATCGAGGACGTCGCGGCCGACTGCGAGACCGTCGACGCCGAGGTCGGCGAGCACGGCGACCACGTCGCGACGGTGACGCTCAACCGTCCCGATGCGCGGAACGCGCTGAACGCCCAACTCCGAGAGGAACTCGCCGACGTGATCGACGTCGTGGAGGGGGACGAGGTGCGCGCAGTCGTGCTGACCGGCGCCGCGGAGGCCGGCGCGTTCGCCGCCGGGGCCGACGTGACCGAACTCCGGGAGCGTGACGCGCTCGAGCAGCGCGAGGCCAGCAAGCGCCCGCGAGTGTACGAACACGTCGCGGACTGCCCGATGCCAGTGATCGCCCGGATCAACGGCCACGCGCTCGGCGGCGGCTGTGAGCTGATCCAGGCCTGTGACGTCCGGATCGCCCACGAGGACGCCAAGATCGGCCAGCCCGAGATCACGCTCGGGATCATGCCCGGCGGCGGCGGCACCCAGCGTCTCCCCCGCCTCGTCGGCGAGGGACAGGCGATGCGACTGATCCTCTCGGGGGAGCTGATCGACGCTGCCGAAGCCCGGGAGATCGGGCTCGTCGACGAGGTCCACGGCGACGACTTCGACGACGCGGTCGACGACCTCGCGGCGTCGATGGCGTCGAACAGCCCTGTCGCGCTCGAGTTCGCCAAGCAGTCGGTGAAAGCCGCCTCGCAGATGGGGCTGGAGGACGGCATCGACTATGAGGCGGAGCTGTTCGCCCAGCTGTTCGCGACCGCGGACAAAAACGAGGGGATCGACGCGTTCCTCGAGGACCGCGAGCCGGAGTGGCGCGGCGAGTAG
- a CDS encoding metallophosphoesterase: protein MPSRLLVMGDNHGDVESLRRVLADVEGESFDYAVHVGDFTNAWRTARRTDDEAAAERLGAEQLREVEPVLAEFDALAEHGLVWVYGNQDYFGDLPEELSVGREVPEDDVVQVGDLRFTNSLDLVTPDVVLVTHLEYWRLGDHFEGLAHFCGNSHRGRHVGDRLNSAFLQVRDPETDENRFGGYFVVELDESGLDVEMRSVGDLTRIECDRHRERGVQFQPDARGCMFCNEAGTLMREMCASAFYGLTRGTDRESVSDEELVDCAEGLWNEPPTGFRESFAAYLAELESHRYAPLTRAEDGSIRLAEKSYSY, encoded by the coding sequence ATGCCCTCCCGACTCCTCGTGATGGGGGACAACCACGGCGACGTCGAATCGCTCCGCCGAGTGCTCGCCGACGTCGAGGGGGAGTCGTTCGACTACGCCGTCCACGTCGGCGACTTCACGAACGCGTGGCGAACGGCCAGGCGGACGGACGACGAAGCCGCCGCCGAACGTCTCGGGGCGGAACAGCTACGCGAGGTCGAACCGGTGCTCGCGGAGTTCGACGCGCTCGCCGAGCACGGGCTCGTGTGGGTGTACGGCAATCAGGACTACTTCGGCGACCTGCCGGAGGAGCTGTCGGTCGGGAGGGAGGTTCCGGAGGACGACGTGGTACAGGTCGGCGATCTCCGGTTCACGAACTCGCTCGATCTGGTCACGCCGGACGTGGTTCTGGTCACCCATCTGGAGTACTGGCGGCTCGGGGACCACTTCGAGGGGCTGGCCCACTTCTGCGGGAACTCCCACCGGGGTCGGCACGTCGGCGACCGACTGAACTCCGCGTTCCTGCAGGTCCGGGATCCGGAGACGGACGAGAACCGGTTCGGGGGGTACTTCGTCGTCGAACTGGACGAATCCGGACTGGACGTCGAGATGCGGTCCGTCGGCGACCTCACGCGGATCGAGTGCGACCGCCACCGGGAGCGCGGCGTCCAGTTCCAGCCCGACGCCCGCGGCTGTATGTTCTGCAACGAGGCGGGGACGCTGATGCGGGAGATGTGTGCGTCGGCGTTCTACGGTCTCACACGCGGCACCGATCGGGAGTCAGTCAGCGACGAGGAGCTCGTCGACTGCGCCGAGGGGCTCTGGAACGAACCCCCGACGGGGTTCCGCGAATCGTTCGCGGCCTACCTCGCGGAGCTCGAGAGCCATCGGTACGCCCCGCTCACGAGGGCCGAGGACGGATCGATCCGGCTCGCGGAGAAGAGTTACTCCTACTGA
- a CDS encoding phosphoribosylglycinamide synthetase C domain-containing protein — MDTKRFLFVSADAALITDLAWQVHREGHDVKYYIEAESDREIGDGFVPKTDDWEAEVDWADVIVFDDIWVPGSDHGEDPGTNVGTGELAQKLREQGKAVVGGTPNTDRLEEDRGYAMEVLEDHGVNTVEHHVFEDFDEGIQHVQENPVPYVIKPLGEVQNVKRLLYVGNENDGSDVVDVLKAYKKAWGHRMKGFQLQRKVEGVEVAICGFFDGNEFVDQVNFNFEHKKLFPGNIGPSTGEMGTSMFWGGRNKLFEETFGKLENWLANEGYVGSIDINCIVNETGIYPLEFTPRFGYPTIALQEESIESSTGQFFYDLAHGNDPEPDVHNGYQIGVRIVLPPFPFDDEKTYDESSRNAAVVFGTESREGSHASGASVTSSGVAPDGIHLEDAKNVDGQWRVAGDNGMPIVVTGKGETMQAAREQAYDRIDEIVMPNMYYRDDIGERWVDGDGDRLQAWGYLGPGE; from the coding sequence ATGGACACCAAGCGCTTCCTGTTCGTCTCGGCCGACGCCGCACTGATCACCGATCTGGCCTGGCAGGTCCATCGGGAGGGCCACGACGTGAAGTACTACATCGAAGCCGAGAGCGACCGGGAGATCGGCGACGGGTTCGTTCCCAAAACCGACGACTGGGAGGCGGAAGTGGACTGGGCTGACGTGATCGTTTTCGACGACATCTGGGTCCCGGGGTCCGACCACGGGGAGGACCCCGGAACGAACGTCGGGACGGGTGAGCTCGCCCAGAAACTTCGCGAGCAGGGGAAGGCTGTGGTTGGTGGCACCCCGAACACCGATCGTCTCGAAGAGGATCGAGGGTATGCGATGGAGGTTCTCGAAGACCACGGCGTCAACACCGTCGAGCACCACGTCTTCGAGGATTTCGACGAAGGCATCCAGCACGTCCAGGAGAACCCTGTGCCGTACGTCATCAAGCCGCTCGGGGAGGTCCAGAACGTCAAGCGACTCCTCTACGTCGGGAACGAGAACGACGGCAGCGACGTCGTCGACGTGCTGAAGGCGTACAAGAAGGCGTGGGGACACCGGATGAAGGGGTTCCAGCTCCAGCGGAAAGTCGAGGGCGTCGAAGTGGCTATCTGCGGGTTCTTCGACGGGAACGAGTTCGTCGACCAGGTGAACTTCAACTTCGAGCACAAGAAACTCTTTCCGGGGAACATCGGCCCCTCGACCGGCGAGATGGGCACGTCGATGTTCTGGGGCGGGCGAAACAAGCTGTTCGAGGAGACGTTCGGGAAACTCGAAAACTGGCTCGCGAACGAGGGGTACGTCGGGAGCATCGACATCAACTGCATCGTCAACGAGACCGGGATCTACCCGTTGGAGTTCACGCCGCGCTTTGGCTACCCCACGATCGCGTTACAGGAGGAGTCCATCGAGTCCTCGACGGGACAGTTCTTCTACGATCTCGCACACGGGAACGATCCCGAACCTGACGTGCACAACGGCTACCAGATCGGCGTTCGGATCGTCCTCCCGCCGTTCCCGTTCGACGACGAGAAAACGTACGACGAGAGCTCTCGGAACGCGGCGGTCGTGTTCGGGACCGAGAGCCGCGAGGGTAGTCACGCGAGCGGAGCGAGCGTGACGTCGTCGGGGGTTGCCCCCGACGGAATCCACCTCGAGGACGCGAAGAACGTCGACGGGCAGTGGCGCGTCGCCGGCGACAACGGGATGCCGATCGTCGTGACCGGGAAAGGCGAGACGATGCAGGCCGCGCGTGAGCAGGCGTACGACCGCATCGACGAGATCGTGATGCCGAACATGTACTACCGCGACGACATCGGCGAGCGCTGGGTCGACGGCGACGGTGACCGGCTGCAGGCGTGGGGGTATCTGGGACCGGGCGAGTAG
- a CDS encoding LLM class flavin-dependent oxidoreductase, translated as MEFAVNVPVCAGSSEYSTLAFCEELSWTDQRDFAVDVEGLGFDGLAVPDHIMAGAGPTTEGLSTLAGLAGATEELYLYPKTFNDQLRHGPLLAKALAQLDHISGGRLKVGMGAGWKQDEAEAFGYDWPAAPERLRRMEESIEVCKALWTGTDVDYDGDYYELDGADGRPHPVQDPHPPIMVGGGGEQFTLRIAAKHADTWNYWGDLDMLRGKLDVLREHCESYDTAFDAIEKSWFARCVIRETEAEVEELLDAVPRFRSENLDDDEFHLVGTPDQVAADIERYREAGFEEIVVEFVDFPGTTGAELFAEAVAPQFD; from the coding sequence ATGGAGTTCGCCGTCAACGTCCCGGTCTGTGCGGGGAGTTCGGAGTACAGCACGCTCGCGTTCTGTGAGGAACTGTCCTGGACGGACCAGCGCGACTTCGCCGTCGACGTCGAGGGGCTGGGGTTCGACGGGCTGGCGGTTCCGGACCACATCATGGCCGGCGCGGGGCCGACGACCGAGGGGCTCTCGACGCTCGCGGGACTGGCAGGGGCCACGGAGGAGCTGTATCTCTACCCGAAGACGTTCAACGACCAGCTTCGCCACGGCCCGCTGCTGGCAAAAGCGCTCGCGCAGTTGGATCACATCTCCGGCGGGCGGCTGAAAGTCGGGATGGGTGCCGGCTGGAAGCAGGACGAGGCGGAGGCGTTCGGCTACGACTGGCCCGCCGCGCCCGAACGGCTGCGCCGCATGGAGGAGAGTATCGAGGTCTGCAAGGCGCTGTGGACCGGCACCGACGTCGACTACGACGGCGACTACTACGAGCTCGACGGCGCCGACGGCCGCCCTCATCCGGTCCAGGACCCTCACCCGCCGATCATGGTCGGCGGCGGCGGCGAGCAGTTCACGCTGCGCATCGCCGCCAAACACGCCGACACGTGGAACTACTGGGGCGATCTCGACATGTTGCGCGGAAAGCTCGACGTGCTTCGGGAGCACTGCGAGAGCTACGACACCGCGTTCGACGCGATCGAGAAGTCGTGGTTCGCGCGGTGTGTGATCCGCGAGACGGAGGCCGAAGTCGAAGAGCTGCTCGACGCAGTGCCGCGGTTCCGGTCGGAGAACCTCGACGACGACGAGTTCCACCTCGTCGGGACGCCCGACCAGGTGGCGGCGGATATCGAGCGCTACCGTGAGGCCGGCTTCGAGGAGATCGTCGTGGAGTTCGTCGACTTCCCGGGGACGACGGGGGCGGAGCTGTTCGCCGAGGCGGTCGCCCCGCAGTTCGACTGA
- a CDS encoding carbon-nitrogen family hydrolase: MTVALAQHRVEAAHVKANVDRAVAAIERAADEGADLVCLPELFNVGYFAFDAYARNAEGLDGETLDRIGATAADHGVAVQAGSIVEDLEASAEAGFSTPEPEGLANASVFLDRDGEIQAVYRKQHLFGYDSAEANLLTPGESLPTVEFEGFTVGMTTCYDLRFPELYRDLAGEGVSLVLVPSAWPYPRVEHWRTLPRSRAIENLAYVAAVNGAGEMGDDRLVGRSTVYDPWGTPIATCDDDPELVTAELSPARVEAVREEFPALRDRRL; encoded by the coding sequence ATCACGGTCGCGCTCGCCCAGCACCGCGTCGAGGCGGCCCACGTCAAGGCGAACGTCGACCGTGCGGTCGCGGCCATCGAGCGCGCGGCCGACGAGGGCGCGGACCTGGTCTGTCTGCCCGAACTGTTCAACGTCGGCTACTTCGCGTTCGACGCCTACGCCCGGAACGCGGAGGGGCTCGACGGCGAGACGCTCGACCGGATCGGCGCAACCGCCGCCGACCACGGCGTCGCGGTCCAGGCCGGCAGCATCGTCGAGGACCTCGAAGCCAGCGCCGAGGCGGGCTTCTCGACGCCCGAACCCGAGGGGCTGGCCAACGCCTCCGTCTTCCTCGACCGCGACGGCGAGATACAGGCCGTCTACCGCAAACAGCACCTGTTCGGCTACGACTCGGCGGAGGCGAACCTCCTCACCCCCGGCGAGTCGCTGCCGACCGTCGAGTTCGAGGGGTTCACCGTCGGGATGACCACCTGCTACGACCTGCGGTTCCCCGAACTCTACCGCGACCTCGCCGGTGAGGGCGTCTCACTGGTGCTGGTGCCGAGCGCGTGGCCCTACCCACGGGTGGAACACTGGCGGACGCTCCCGCGCTCCCGAGCGATCGAGAACCTCGCGTACGTCGCCGCGGTCAACGGCGCCGGCGAGATGGGCGACGACCGTCTCGTCGGCCGCTCGACCGTCTACGACCCCTGGGGGACGCCGATCGCGACCTGCGACGACGACCCCGAACTGGTGACCGCGGAGCTCTCCCCCGCACGGGTCGAGGCAGTGCGCGAGGAGTTCCCGGCGTTGCGGGACCGCCGGCTCTGA
- a CDS encoding CoxG family protein — MTVRVERTFTFDAPAEQVWEFIADPAKRAEAISVVESYEITDEAGHEATWHVSLPIPGIGATVPIETEDVERDPPNRVEFVGKSRALRVTGTHTIESDGGTTTLHNEFVVDGRLPGVERFFEKNFETELDNLEAALREELGLKA, encoded by the coding sequence ATGACCGTCCGTGTCGAACGGACCTTCACGTTCGACGCCCCGGCCGAGCAAGTGTGGGAGTTCATCGCCGACCCCGCCAAGCGCGCCGAGGCGATCAGCGTCGTCGAATCGTACGAGATCACCGACGAGGCGGGCCACGAGGCGACCTGGCACGTCAGCCTCCCGATCCCCGGGATCGGCGCGACCGTCCCCATCGAGACCGAGGACGTCGAGCGCGACCCGCCGAACAGGGTCGAGTTCGTCGGGAAATCCAGGGCGCTGCGAGTGACCGGCACCCACACGATCGAGTCAGACGGCGGGACGACGACGCTGCACAACGAGTTCGTCGTCGACGGCCGACTCCCCGGCGTCGAGCGCTTCTTCGAGAAGAACTTCGAGACGGAACTGGACAACCTCGAAGCCGCGCTCCGCGAAGAACTGGGGCTGAAAGCATGA
- a CDS encoding NUDIX hydrolase, with product METTRHFTATVYVVNDGVAALHYHPKLEIHIPPGGHVDRDELPHEAGLRETREETGLEPTLLDDTDPVGAPAGRTLPTPREQLLYDIDTDGDDVFHQHVDHIYFATVPSREIDPAPGEASPDAWAWYDRKDLEESHIDADTRALARRAIETAENA from the coding sequence ATGGAGACGACACGCCACTTCACCGCGACCGTCTACGTCGTCAACGACGGCGTCGCCGCCCTGCACTACCACCCGAAACTGGAGATCCACATCCCGCCGGGCGGCCATGTCGACCGCGACGAGCTCCCCCACGAGGCGGGGCTGCGCGAGACCCGCGAGGAGACCGGCCTCGAACCGACGCTGCTCGACGACACCGACCCCGTCGGCGCGCCCGCGGGACGGACCCTTCCCACGCCGCGGGAGCAGCTCCTGTACGACATCGACACCGACGGCGACGACGTGTTCCACCAGCACGTCGACCACATCTACTTCGCGACCGTGCCGAGCCGCGAGATCGATCCGGCACCTGGCGAAGCGAGCCCCGACGCGTGGGCGTGGTACGACCGCAAGGACCTCGAAGAGAGCCACATCGACGCCGATACACGAGCATTAGCGCGCCGAGCGATCGAGACCGCCGAGAACGCGTAG
- a CDS encoding asparagine synthase C-terminal domain-containing protein — translation MPRLRGADAATVRDAIESGDPLPGTAGFAGEVDDQLVRDVLGREPLYLDAAADDRTWSFDPTELAEPELLDAGSVVEPDGQRREVWSLPTPEIETDHEAAVSAVREAVLTSVREPAESGLAVAFSGGVDSAVVAAGVPEVPCYVSGFADAEPHDVAAAREAAAAMDRDLRVVAFDHADIERAVPEVVHATGRSNAMDVGIALPLYFVAERAAADGFDRLAVGQGADELFGGYRKVVDPAEDHRVAAETVRGATREVIRTLPDQLPRDVLTLRAAGVDPVAPLLHDRVVDAALRLPADLLATEKERKVALRRAAAGVVPESVRSAEKKAVQYGTYAARELDRLARQAGFKKRMDDHVGQYIDALVGGEV, via the coding sequence ATGCCCCGACTCCGCGGCGCCGACGCGGCGACGGTCCGCGACGCGATCGAGTCCGGCGATCCGCTGCCCGGAACGGCCGGCTTCGCCGGCGAAGTGGACGACCAACTCGTCAGAGACGTCCTCGGCCGCGAACCGCTCTACCTCGACGCCGCCGCGGACGACCGTACCTGGAGCTTCGACCCGACCGAGTTGGCCGAGCCGGAGCTCCTCGACGCCGGATCCGTCGTCGAACCGGACGGCCAGCGCCGGGAGGTGTGGTCGCTCCCGACGCCAGAGATCGAAACCGACCACGAGGCCGCGGTGAGCGCGGTCCGCGAGGCCGTGCTCACGAGCGTGCGCGAGCCCGCGGAGTCCGGGCTGGCGGTCGCGTTCTCCGGCGGCGTCGACTCCGCAGTCGTCGCGGCTGGCGTACCCGAAGTACCCTGCTACGTCTCGGGGTTCGCGGACGCGGAGCCCCACGACGTGGCCGCTGCCCGGGAGGCCGCCGCGGCGATGGACCGTGATCTGCGCGTCGTCGCGTTCGATCACGCCGACATCGAGCGCGCAGTTCCGGAGGTCGTTCACGCGACGGGGCGGTCGAACGCGATGGACGTGGGGATCGCACTCCCGCTGTACTTCGTCGCCGAACGGGCCGCGGCGGACGGCTTCGACCGCCTCGCGGTCGGGCAAGGCGCCGACGAACTGTTCGGCGGCTACCGGAAAGTCGTCGACCCGGCGGAGGACCACCGCGTCGCGGCGGAGACGGTCCGCGGCGCGACGCGGGAGGTGATCCGGACGCTCCCGGACCAACTGCCGCGGGACGTACTCACGCTCCGCGCTGCGGGGGTGGATCCGGTCGCGCCGCTGCTGCACGACCGCGTGGTCGACGCCGCGCTCCGACTGCCCGCCGACCTGCTCGCGACCGAAAAGGAACGGAAGGTCGCACTCCGGCGCGCCGCGGCGGGCGTGGTTCCGGAGTCGGTCCGCTCGGCCGAGAAGAAGGCGGTCCAGTACGGCACTTACGCCGCGCGGGAGCTCGATCGGCTGGCCCGACAGGCCGGGTTCAAGAAGCGGATGGACGATCACGTCGGGCAGTACATCGACGCGCTCGTGGGCGGTGAGGTGTAA
- a CDS encoding PHP domain-containing protein translates to MLSAELHCHSELSHDGRDPVDLLVEQAAAVGLDVIAVTDHDAIHASHEAAALAEEYGLVGIVGMEVTSAAGHVLALGIEEEIPPGLDYDETLDRIHEQDGIAIVPHPFQSSRHGVAAHVSDDQLASADAIEVYNSRLLTGRSNRQAERFATAHDVPKTAGSDAHISEMVGQAVTEIGVEERSVDAILDAIEQGRTSVVGQKTPWRISFRQAAGGVKRRVQRGVRELL, encoded by the coding sequence GTGCTTTCGGCCGAGCTGCACTGTCACTCCGAGCTCTCCCACGACGGCCGGGATCCGGTGGATCTGCTGGTCGAGCAGGCCGCCGCCGTCGGGCTCGACGTCATCGCCGTCACCGACCACGACGCCATCCACGCCAGCCACGAGGCCGCCGCGCTGGCCGAGGAGTACGGCCTCGTCGGCATCGTCGGGATGGAGGTGACCTCCGCGGCCGGCCACGTGCTCGCGCTCGGGATCGAGGAGGAGATCCCGCCCGGACTCGACTACGACGAGACGCTCGACCGCATCCACGAGCAGGACGGGATCGCCATCGTCCCGCACCCGTTCCAGAGTTCGCGTCACGGCGTCGCCGCCCACGTCAGCGACGACCAGCTCGCCAGCGCCGACGCCATCGAGGTGTACAACTCCCGCCTGCTCACGGGGCGATCGAACCGTCAGGCCGAGCGGTTCGCGACCGCCCACGACGTGCCCAAAACCGCCGGCAGCGACGCCCACATCTCCGAGATGGTCGGGCAGGCCGTCACCGAGATCGGCGTGGAGGAGCGCAGCGTCGACGCGATCCTCGACGCGATCGAACAGGGCCGAACGAGCGTCGTCGGCCAGAAGACGCCGTGGCGCATCTCGTTCCGGCAGGCCGCCGGCGGCGTGAAGCGCCGCGTCCAGCGCGGCGTGCGCGAACTGCTCTGA